From the Primulina tabacum isolate GXHZ01 chromosome 15, ASM2559414v2, whole genome shotgun sequence genome, one window contains:
- the LOC142526045 gene encoding uncharacterized protein LOC142526045, whose protein sequence is MDINHLQQLEEFQHVEVFQVPTGYLKASIASVKGKPKDQINIELLLLFCVKIVGMFSRFYARRGGHRRTQSAVDEREVLPPSLEATNAATIATDVSIVTRSTEITFEFKPVAHPMEPLDLDRPIQCPLPEPCRLIDGTHGRIWKEQVRKPNLSSTKSKTHSQKPRPVSSRSIVPSSSAPESNILKLLEEYNVSAAM, encoded by the exons ATGGATATCAACCACTTACAGCAGCTTGAAGAATTTCAACATGTAGAAGTGTTCCAAGTTCCAACCGGCTACTTAAAGGCTTCAATCGCTTCAGTTAAAGGA AAGCCAAAGGATCAAATAAATATTGAATTATTGCTACTGTTTTGTGTGAAAATTGTGGGAATGTTCTCAAGATTTTATGCACGGAGAGGAGGACATCGTCGGACTCAGAGTGCGGTC GATGAACGTGAAGTGTTGCCTCCAAGTTTAGAGGCAACAAATGCTGCAACTATAGCCACGGATGTATCCATTGTCACGCGCAGTACCGAAATCACTTTCGAGTTCAAACCGGTGGCTCACCCGATGGAGCCTCTCGATCTTGATAGACCAATCCAGTGTCCGTTGCCAGAACCATGCAGGCTTATT GATGGAACTCATGGAAGAATATGGAAGGAGCAAGTAAGAAAGCCCAATCTGTCTTCAACCAAATCCAAGACACACAGCCAAAAACCTCGCCCGGTTTCGAGCAGATCTATTGTGCCGTCGAGTAGTGCTCCGGAAAGCAACATCCTTAAATTACTGGAAGAGTACAATGTATCTGCCGCTATGTAG
- the LOC142526403 gene encoding protein SENSITIVE TO UV 2, which translates to MANEGFEADEWDADFLDKLVQAEEQALSATQIPLHLPPPPRPPPSWDVSYSPPRELSQRTHQVSDAGGNLDLFDSFASRGARFTKEHEVDRLKKELSRVSKQLNLKEQECSDLRKEKDKMVEELHARIEVKNTESHHTNNEELISRACQNANASNKLLDSWTTSCDIVGELADKTTDPRIEKTNTLRASEKLLDLWNSSGQKLGKMLVAKLLVTCEADFHVLFGYLNGSNNALSDELHSIQSIEAAKISQLYSVLMKFNDETLRLEDLLESLVDLCSLKKVDIIHRTLHILHMVLCNSSNMEQTIGERKNVVIEDPVSKTRNSKLNGGGYMGKKDQVFANLSEMFNQANIPCGLKFSTDKPPLGSVGLFRSSFEASISGVYWASLFQHMSQLAMMYKGDQIRCEALSIMKLILLRSNAYTERDKFTGEIVFQSLSQLLRREAGFFVQSQAVDIIYLLFNCPKFMALFCLDCKEDGEDSCIEPVDEKGIAKFQGLREILNGLVDCLSSSGGVSAQEMKLRRNTIIFLAFLGSSGKSGLEILINYRPPKSSNFLSIILQSLVSDLDRGALESAQPCNIFREWILLIREALIFFNRLVSHPQYSVHVLQSLTETRDIASMTVDVANRLTNKAKLFWQLDDKLTKQIRECEIVELAYVFKRRVYFYLGENIS; encoded by the exons ATGGCGAACGAGGGTTTTGAGGCGGATGAATGGGACGCCGACTTCTTAGACAAGCTTGTCCAAGCCGAGGAGCAAGCCTTGTCAGCCACTCAAATCCCTCTCCACCTCCCGCCGCCGCCGCGGCCACCTCCTTCGTGGGACGTCAGCTATTCTCCTCCTCGTGAGTTGTCTCAGAGAACTCACCAAGTCTCTGACGCGGGTGGCAATCTTGATTTGTTTGACTCGTTTGCTTCTCGTGGGGCTCGATTTACCAAGGAACATGAAGTCGATAGATTAAAG AAGGAGCTCAGTCGGGTTTCAAAGCAGCTTAATCTCAAG GAGCAAGAATGCTCGGATCTTAGAAAGGAAAAAGACAAAATGGTGGAGGAGCTACATGCAAGAATTGAAGTTAAGAATACTGAGTCTCATCACACAAATAATGAGGAGTT GATATCTCGAGCATGTCAAAACGCAAATGCATCAAATAAGCTGCTGGACTCTTGGACAACAT CTTGTGATATTGTAGGAGAACTGGCAGATAAAACCACTGATCCAAGAATAGAGAAGACAAATACTCTCCGAGCCTCAGAGAAGTTACTTGATTTGTGGAACTCAAGCGGACAAAAACTGGGAAAAATGCTGGTTGCAAAGCTTCTTGTGACTTGTGAGGCGGATTTTCATGTGCTATTTGGATACCTTAATGGCTCTAACAATGCTTTGTCAGATGAACTGCATTCTATTCAGTCCATCGAAGCTGCAAAAATTTCACAGCTTTACTCTGTGTTGATGAAG TTTAATGATGAAACCTTGAGATTGGAGGATCTGTTAGAAAGTTTGGTTGATCTTTGCAGTCTCAAAAAA GTTGACATAATTCACAGGACTCTTCATATTCTGCACATGGTTTTGTGCAATTCCTCTAACATGGAACAAACAATTGGAGAAAG GAAAAATGTTGTGATTGAGGATCCTGTCTCTAAGACCAGAAATTCTAAGTTAAATGGAGGCGGGTATATGGGCAAAAAGGATCAAGTCTTCGCTAATCTTTCTGAGATGTTTAATCAGGCCAATATTCCTTGTGGActgaaattctcaactgataAACCACCCCTGGGGTCTGTTGGGTTATTCAGGAGTAGCTTTGAAGCATCTATTTCTGGTGTCTATTGGGCTTCTCTTTTTCAGCATATGAGCCAACTTGCCATGATGTATAAGGGAGACCAAATAAGGTGTGAAGCACTTTCAATTATGAAATTGATTCTGCTTAGAAGCAATGCATACACGGAGAGGGACAA GTTTACTGGGGAAATTGTGTTTCAAAGTCTTTCGCAACTTCTGAGGAGGGAGGCTGGCTTTTTTGTGCAAAGTCAAGCTGTTGATATTATTTATCTGTTATTTAATT GTCCCAAATTCATGGCATTGTTTTGTTTGGATTGTAAAGAAGACGGAGAAGATTCATGCATTGAGCCTGTCGATGAGAAAGGTATTGCAAAATTTCAAGGATTGAGAGAAATTTTAAATGGATTGGTAGATTGTTTATCTTCCAGTGGAGGTGTCTCTGCTCAG GAGATGAAGCTTCGCAGAAATACTATAATTTTTCTCGCTTTCTTGGGATCATCTGGAAAATCCGGCcttgaaattttgataaattataGGCCACCGAAGAGTTCCAATTTCCTTTCAATCATTTTGCAAAGCTTGGTATCAGATTTGGACCGAGGGGCACTAGAATCTGCTCAACCATGTAACATTTTCAGAGAATG GATCTTACTTATTCGTGAGGcacttatatttttcaatagaCTCGTCTCCCACCCGCAATATTCCGTGCATGTTCTGCAGTCACTTACAGAAACAAGAGATATAGCAAGCATGACTGTAGATGTTGCAAACAGATTGACCAACAAAGCCAAGTTGTTTTGGCAACTAGATGATAAATTGACGAAGCAAATCAGGGAATGTGAAATTGTGGAGTTGGCTTATGTCTTCAAAAGGagagtttatttttatttaggaGAAAATATATCATGA
- the LOC142526623 gene encoding phosphoribulokinase, chloroplastic-like, whose protein sequence is MAVCTVYTAQSLNSISTPKTHLGFNQRQVIFYTNTKRKSANSKRSGTEISCLAQKTVVIGLAADSGCGKSTFMRRLTSVFGGAAEPPKGGNPDSNTLISDTTTVICLDDYHSLDRTGRKEKGVTALDPRANDFDLMYEQVKAIKDGVAVDKPIYNHVSGLLDPPELIKPPKILVIEGLHPMYDARVRDLLDFSIYLDISNEVKFAWKIQRDMAERGHSLESIKASIEARKPDFDAYIDPQKQYADVVIEVLPTQLISDDNEGKVLRVRLIMKEGVKYFSPVYLFDEGSTINWIPCGRKLTCSYPGIKFAYGPDTFYGNEVSVLEMDGQFDRLDELIYVESHLSNISTKFYGEITQQMLKHSDFPGSSNGTGLFQTIVGLKIRDLYEQIVAVRAAAPVAASKA, encoded by the exons ATGGCCGTCTGTACAGTCTACACAGCTCAATCCCTCAACTCAATCTCCACACCAAAAACCCACTTAGGATTCAACCAGAGACAAGTCATTTTCTACACAAACACCAAGAGAAAATCCGCCAACAGCAAGAGGTCAGGCACTGAAATCTCATGCTTAGCTCAAAAAACAGTAGTGATTGGCTTAGCTGCCGATTCTGGCTGCGGGAAGAGCACTTTCATGCGTCGGCTAACGAGCGTCTTCGGTGGCGCCGCCGAGCCCCCCAAAGGCGGAAATCCTGATTCAAACACACTCATAAGTGACACTACCACCGTGATATGCTTGGATGACTACCATTCACTCGATAGGACAGGAAGAAAAGAGAAGGGAGTGACTGCTCTCGACCCTAGAGCCAATGACTTTGATCTTATGTACGAACAGGTAAAGGCCATTAAAGATGGAGTTGCAGTGGATAAGCCTATCTACAATCATGTTTCTGGTTTGTTGGATCCTCCTGAATTGATCAAGCCCCCCAAGATTCTTGTTATCGAAGGATTGCACCCCAT GTATGATGCGCGAGTTAGAGATCTCTTGGACTTCAGCATTTACTTGGATATCAGCAATGAAGTTAAATTTGCTTGGAAAATTCAG AGAGATATGGCAGAAAGAGGACACAGTCTTGAAAGCATCAAAGCTAGTATCGAAGCTCGGAAACCGGATTTTGACGCTTATATTG ATCCCCAGAAGCAATATGCAGATGTGGTTATAGAAGTGTTGCCCACACAATTGATATCGGATGACAACGAGGGAAAGGTATTGAGAGTGAGGCTGATAATGAAAGAAGGGGTGAAGTACTTCAGCCCGGTGTACCTATTTGATGAAGGATCCACTATCAACTGGATACCTTGCGGAAGGAAGCTCACATGCTCCTACCCTGGAATCAAATTCGCCTATGGCCCCGACACCTTCTACGGCAACGAG GTCTCGGTGTTGGAAATGGATGGCCAGTTCGACAGACTGGATGAACTCATATACGTTGAGAGCCATCTGAGCAATATCTCGACTAAATTCTATGGAGAGATCACTCAACAGATGTTGAAGCATTCGGATTTCCCTGGCAGCAGCAACGGAACAGGTCTGTTCCAAACGATTGTTGGCTTGAAGATCAGAGACCTATACGAGCAAATTGTTGCAGTCAGGGCTGCAGCACCTGTGGCAGCTTCAAAGGCCTGA